The following are encoded together in the Cicer arietinum cultivar CDC Frontier isolate Library 1 chromosome 2, Cicar.CDCFrontier_v2.0, whole genome shotgun sequence genome:
- the LOC101512781 gene encoding MLP-like protein 423 — MSANRGKLEVDIIDLKSNADKFWQTIRDSTTIFPKAFPHDYKSIEILQGDGKAPGSIRHFSYGEGSPICKSSKEKIDAADDEKKTVSYSIVEGDLLEYYKVFKGHISVTPFGEGCDVKWTAEYEKGSHEVPDPTAVKDFAVKNFFEVDEYIQQNA, encoded by the exons ATGTCTGCTAATCGTGGGAAACTAGAGGTAGACATTATTGATCTCAAGTCAAATGCAGACAAGTTCTGGCAAACCATAAGGGATTCTACAACTATTTTCCCAAAGGCATTCCCACATGACTACAAAAGCATTGAGATTCTTCAAGGTGATGGCAAGGCTCCTGGTTCTATCCGCCACTTTAGTTACGGTGAAG GCTCCCCAATTTGCAAATCATCGAAAGAGAAGATTGATGCTGCTGATGATGAAAAGAAGACAGTAAGCTATTCTATAGTTGAAGGGGATCTTCTTGAGTACTACAAAGTATTCAAGGGACATATCTCTGTAACACCATTTGGAGAAGGGTGTGATGTGAAATGGACGGCTGAATATGAAAAGGGTAGTCATGAAGTTCCTGATCCAACGGCTGTTAAAGATTTTGCGGTCAAGAACTTCTTTGAGGTGGATGAGTATATTCAACAAAATGCATAG